Below is a genomic region from Perognathus longimembris pacificus isolate PPM17 chromosome 24, ASM2315922v1, whole genome shotgun sequence.
AGGTGGCTTGTTTAAAAAgggcctttttttccccttcagtctgacttactgcctagaacacctctgaactcaaatgacagttttcccttaatgtaagaattataaGTACCATAATTAaaaacacaagaatccagacttggACTTCCGGGAACATGGTAGAGGAGTAGGAGAACcccagctgagctccctccaacatcgcagttttaccACTACAGAGAAAATTttcctcctagaaagacagcccaagtcagttataacagtacagggattctggccaggaaggaaaaatcaactttgctggcctgaaaacacagatttgagctccgggaaGCACCCGGatgccacgccagtgccagcgctggcacagcgcccctCACTCCGCACACCTAAAGCATACAActgcgaccaggaagaaatcctccagacaacggcagacagacatggatggcaggctgagcacagacaggctgaaaTTACAGAGAAGCCAGAGtatcccacaaaagacattctcactagcACCCACatagcagcttctgggaggtagcccttcccccaccaccagagcaaagtgctgtctttgacactggcatagagtcagaccacactggaactaaagcaggcctggtgagagcgaggacaaaggggccatcattgaaaagggcaagagggggctggggatatagcctagtggcaagagtgcctgcctcggttacacgaggccctaggttcgattccccagcaccacatatacagaaaacggccagaagcggcgctgtggctcaagtggcagagtgctagccttgagcgggaagaagccagggacagtgctcaggccctgagtccaaggcccaggattggccaaaaaaaaagaaaaagaaaaagaaaagggcaagagggaccgaccagtgagagccagctccgcacaggagaatgacccctgcgcAGGCTGGAGGCTCGACTCGGGCCGTGGCTCACGCACTCagatgaactcagccagaggtgcccccccTGCCACCGGAATTTCTAATTTAAAACTGAAAGCAGTGAGCAACTACCAgtggcacagaacaaccagacgGGAGAATAAAAAGTTCTCGAGACAGATAAATgttcccatcacagaggaagctcagTTCCCAGCCCGAAATTGAGCTGAATTCCATAACCAGCTCCGACCAGGAGGGTGGAAACTCTCCCAGGCAAGcatctctcagccaggtaaaccaggccagaggtgccccgccctgctgagtccacagcctattcaaagccaggcattaaaggcagccgCCCCAAAGCAGATGGGAGGAGACAAGGTTCCAATGATGGTTCACgtgccccatctacagaggactccCTAGCCCTACCTGCAAGCTGTCtgaaccacagaaccccaggatttcactaacagaggaggagggtcaaagcagatccacccactgcaaactgaaagcaagtcaaaccagcaaagcagcaaaatagactgcagaacattgtaaggaaaccagagactgtagaaagccaacccaaacaaggaagactccattttttaaacttcttttttttttttttttatttctgagacatcgttggtttcttcttttccatttttatttgttttatcaggtttttggggggctgtttgtttttctaaaaaaattatttttctctgttttgtgcatttctcttctagtattttctctttgttactctcttcatattctctttctttaaaattacattcctatgaataacatcttttagtttgcagggggtggatctgctctgaccctcttcccctgttagtgaaatcctgggtatCTGTGGTTCCCACaacttgcaggtaagacttgcgAGTCCTCTGtgatgggggacgtgaacagtctcgggaactgtggctcctctggtcTGCTCTGGGGCGGCTGCCTTTGACACCTGGCTTTggataggctgtggactcagcagggcagggcgcctctggcctggtttacccggctgagagttgcttgcctggaagaggttcctccctcctgggcagggaggcctcctgggtagagctgggtatggaattcagctccgtttcagggTGGgacttgggcttcctctgtgatgaaactgtttatctgtctcgggaactgtttgttctcctgtctggctGTTCCGTGCCACCGGTACGGTAGCTGCTGGCCGCTTTCGCTTTTAATGTAGGAATTCTAGCGGGCAAGgcagggcacctctagctgagctgtggcccaggatgagccccctgcctgggcaggggtcgttctcctgggtggagctggctgtcacTGGTAGGTCCCTTTTGCCCTTCTCAAAGACGGtcgctttgtccttgctttccccaggcctgctttagttcctgTGTGGCCTCACCCTATGCCAGTGTAATGGATTATTCTATTCATCATAGTCCAAACCTTGCCTAACACCGGGGACGCAGGCAAATTTGACAAATTCTGGGAACATTGAAATTAACTGAATTTATTGTTctagaaagagagggaaaaaactaGCACATAAAGATACATAAAACAGAATTAATATCTTAATGACAGAGATTGATATCAGTGAATGACACTAATGGATGTCATGAAATTCACTGGTCATGCCAGGCTTTGgtatctcacacttgtaatcccagctacttgtgaggttgagatctgaggattgcaatttgaggccagcccaagcagaaagattcatgagactcttatcctccaattaaccagaaataagcctaaagtggagttgtgattcatgtggtagagcaccagccttgagcaagaaagccaaataagagtatgaggccttgggtttgagtcTCACTGCTGGTACCAAAATAAAACCCCTCCTCACTataattcttccttttttgttttctttttaattttgtgcagCAGGTTTGCTTGTTCAAGCTCTGTGTCTCTTACCAAGTGGACAAAAGGACTTGTATTCAGTTTTCTATGAAAGcaagttgtatttttcttttttctttttttatttaaagggtTTTGTTGAAAGGGTTTTGTATCTATCATGCTAGAAATTACATTTTCACACAGGCCCAAAAAAGTGTTTTAGGAGAGTACTGGTCCAGACTCAAGGTCAGTGCTAGTCTTCCTTAAATCTTAATTTCCATGAACTGGTTTGGCCTGGCATCTGCAGCATGCTTTCTTGTGTGCCCTTGAAAGGAATATCAAATGTTCATGCATTTAGCTAAACACTTGGCCGGTTGCATTTTGGAAAGCTATCCATCTCTGTTGGTGTGCAATACCAATAGTTTGGAGGTTCCTTAGAATAGCAAGTATGACAtccctgagccactagcacttggaaAATATGGCCTccccttcctgttttccttcctgttttgttcttttctggtAGTGCTGGGATtttaactcggggcctcacacttgctaggcaggcacttttaaCTGAGTCATGTCTGGGTCTCAGCTCCAGTCCTTTCTTATTTGAATGATAGCACACATGTTGAGAAGCCTTGGGATGGCTATGAATGTGGAAGTTTTGCCTACAGTGTTTTCTGGGGTGATAGAGGAAAAAATGTGGACAGTCATCTAATCTGATCaaaattcttttggggtgttttcTACCTATTTAATATTTCTGAAACTTAGAAACCTATTTCCCTAGGTTTTCTAGCTCCCCTCACACCCTTCTATCATCACACTTTTTTGTTTAATCAAAACTCAACAAATATCAGAATTATGAATGGATGGCTGCTCTCGTCTGCAATTTTCTTTGAATGGAAATCCTCAGATAAGAAGAGTAAGGTTTCAAAAATGTAGATATATGCAACAAGATTCAAATTCAGCATTTCTTAATAGCAGGTATTTCTATGCCTGTTTATTTACtgaaagtactggggcttgaacttgggatctcagGCTCAGTAGGCcaagttctaccacctgagctacacctTAAGCCCAAATGGcattccttctttgtttcctctcctctcccctcccttgcctcttcctttcctctcttttcccctcccctcccttctcttctcttgtattttcattttgtgccattgcaagggcttgaactcagggccttacactcttacTCAGTTTTTTCACTTACAGTGGGtgctccacaacttgagccataccccttccattttgctggttaattcaaaaTTTTGCAGGACCTTTTCTTCCCACTAGcactgaaccaggatcctcagagctcagtgtcTTACacagagagctaggattacaggtgtgagctcagaTGACTGGGACACGCAATCAAGATATTCTccttgcagacacacacacacacacacacacacacacacacacacacagtctcttaGGCTGGTTCCTAGATGTCACCAACACTTCCTTGCTTTCCACTTGGCCTCACCACCAGGCTTGGCAGGCCAATTTGGCTGTGGCTTTTGCCTGTCCCTGTGGCCCTGCCTTCCTGGGTCTTCAAAAATGTGGCTTCATGTGCAGAtagctctccttcctccctccctcttcccttcccaggcACATTCTTTGGAgtaaagaaattgaagcagacctctccccttccctcaagCCAGGACCATGGGAgccagaggcaggcaggcaccaATTAGAGCCACTCAGGTTGCATAAGCTCAGGGCCACCATTCCTGTGCCTCTGCTCCAGCAAGACATATTTACTCAGATCattaagttgattttttaaatcaggaaTTCAAAACCAGCAAGCATGTGGTTGTCAGAAGACttagaaatgatgaaagaaaaaaaaaaatactctctaGGAAAGGGAATCCACATgccatgagtggatcaagaatcTACTTATAACCTGAACTAGATAAGCAACTTGATTCTGCCCCTTCCTTTCATTGATCTGGTGCTTGTCCAGGAAGCTGAGTCACCTCGTGGGAGACCCACCCATGCCACGTGCTCACATCCACTGCTCAGCAGGGCCTGGCTTGGCTCTGTGCTTAGAGGGCCTTCCTGCATAGTTAAGAAGCACCATTTAAAGTGAGCAGCCACGGAcaataccagtggctcaggcctgtaatccaagttactcagatagctgagatctgaggactccagtttgaagccagcctggacaggaaagttcatgagaatctttacctccaataaaccaccagaaaaacagaagttctgctgtggctcaagtagtagagcacaagccttgagcaaaaatgctcagagacaacactcaacctctaagttcaagtctcaatactaACACTGACATATTCACACATACTTCTacgcatacataaaataaaataaaacacataagacTATATCTATGTTTTAGATAGCTATATGTTCTTAAGGGATACTGTCCtttcattaaaacaacaacaacaaacaacaaaaatacttggcaggtgctggtggctcatgcctgtaatcctagctactcaggaggttgagatatgaggatcgtggcttgaagccagcccaggcaggaaatcccatgagattcttatctccaatgaaccacctgaaaaccagaagtggatctgtggctcaatgtggcacagcattagccttaagcagaaaagcccaaggacagtgctcaggccctgagttcatgccctgtgaccaacaacaacaaaaattttaaaaaaaattcctgagacAGAAAAATGAGCAGAGTTTACTAATGAGCTTTCATAATGAGCATCCCACCTTCTTGtcttctgacttctttttttttttgccaatcctgtgatttgaactcaatgcctaggcactctccctgagcttcttagcttcttgagttctACAACATGAATCCaagtgccactttggctttttctgtttatgtggtactgaggaatggaaccgaaGGCTtacatgtatgctaggcaagcactctaccactaagccacatttccagccccattgtcttttttttttaagttaatggtcttttgattggaaaaaaaaaaaagactagcattTACAACTTGGAATGGACATAAATTGTCAATTTCTTGAACAGCAACCTTGAtgcttgtgctcaaggcgagaGCCACGGCCTGCTCTGCTGGCTCCAAGCCACACTTCTGAAAGCTTAAGAAACAGGAATCCAAGGATGCACCCAGGAGAGAGGCCTTATTTAAAAATGGAGACAACGCTAAAACCAACGGACCAGGCACGTCACTAGGGTGTCACCATCACCGTGGACTGGAGCATGTGGAGGGCAGAGGACCTTCCTGCCACCGGGGCTCTGTCTCAGGCTCACCCTTCACCCATTTTCTGCACATCATCCTGAGGTAAAGcaattttaaatgtgtcttgTTTTCAGTAAACCAGCTAGGACAATTGATACTCACAAATTGAACTAGAACCTATTGGAGTAagtttcaaattattttcatcttttgaCTTTAATACAAATGCCTGACTGTGCTCAATCGTCAAGCTGCATGCATGAAAAACTGGCCAGCCCAAACAGTGTATAAGCAAATGAAACTGGAAGGAATCCACTAAGTGCTTCCTTATCATTAAGGTAGAACAAGTATTATATTGTAAAACTCATGTGTAGCTTCATCTTTAGGGGACAGGACCACCAACCAATAcatgcagattttttttggggggggggcagaagtgacttttgaataaatgaactttctctttttctttctttctttctttttttctgcaagAGGTGAGTAAAAGATTCAATTTGATTCTTCTAGGGGGGAAATTGTTGAAAGAAGGTCTTCATTTTGCAGTAATCATCTGTATGAATTCTTCATAGTTGACTTGTTTGTCTCCATCGATATCTGCTTCTCTGATCATCTCATCTACTTCTTCATCTGTTAGTTTTTCTCCCAAGTTTGTCATGACATGGCATAGTTCTGTTGCGCTGATATAACCATTCCCATCCTTGTCAAAGACTCCAAATGCCTCACGGATCTCTTCTTCGCTATCTGTGTCTTTCATTTTTCTAGCCATCATAGTCAAAAACTCTGGGAAGTCAATGGTGCCATTACCATCAGCATCCACTTCGTTGATCATATCCTGCAATTCAGCTTCTGTTGGGTTTTGACCCAGTGACCTCATGACAATTCCAAGCTCCTTTGTTGTGATGGTGCCATCACCATCTTTATCGAACAGGGAGAAAGCTTCCTTGAATTCAGCAATCTGTTCCTCAGTGAGCTGATCAGCCATGGTGCGAGCGAAGGTAGGAAGAGCCGAGGGAGCGCGGGAGGCTGCACCAGCGCAGGGCTTGTGACGGCGGGGGTGCCTCTGTGGCTGCGCTGTGTGCAGTTACCGCCGCCACTGCCTGCGCCCCCGCCCAACTGCGAGTAATGGCAATGCATCCGCAAGACTTCCAGAGCCCCCTGCCCCCATTGTCTTCTGATTAATTCCAGTTTCTGTACTTCTTGTTGAGTGCCCTGAGCCTGATGGTGTGTGtttgctgtccctggctttccagGCTTGTGTTTATCCCCAGCTTTCCCGGTTTACCTGGGAGAGCACGCCGGATGCCTGCCAGTGCAAACTGCCCTCACTGGAGCCTCTCAGCAGGACTTGGGTGTACAGGGGCATGCCGGCTGCGCCAGCATCACCAGCATACTCAAATTCTTCCTGATTATGAGATAGTTCTGAACCTTGTGTGTGGCCTCACATGCCTAGTAGCCTGCTTTGTGATGTGGAAGCACAGGTACCAGGTCTTTTATTGGGGTGTCTGGATGTGTTCCTTGACAAGGCCCCAACACCAGCAGTGAAATATCTAAACAATCTTGCTAAACAACATCAAAATTCAAAATCCCAAACTCtaacccctccaaaaaaaaaacaaaacaaaaaaaaacccaaatacacTACTGACCAGCTGAAGttaaaggaacattttttttttttttgcctgtcctgggcttggactcagggcctgagcactgtcctggcttctttttgctcaaggctagcactctgccacttgagctacagtgccacttctggctgttttctatatatgtggtgctggggaatcgaactcagggcttcatgtatgtgaagcaagcactcttgccaataggccatattcccagccaagaaacaattttttttttttttttttagaaataaaatgaacaatcCCCCAAGCAACTCCACCGCTTGGACAATAGAGAATGATTCATAGCGCTAAAggaatatagtttttaaaatattttttcagtctACAAAAAGAGCATTGCTTCAGATTTCTATTGTATTTAAATTGTTTGTATGTGTCTAATATGTGGGGAGGAAAGAAGATCCAAATTGATTTAGGAGAATATTAAAAGTTGAAAAGAACACTTGAACAGAGGCAGATATATATATGCCAATGCCATAGATAGATCTTTATAGTCTGGGGGGTCTAATGctcattttaatattcatttctaCCCATTAATTTATGTAGATATcttgctttcccttcctccctcccttcctcttccctcccttctcttcttccttccctcctctcttatcccttcccttccctccactcctctcccctctcctttctgcccttcctatggtgccagtactggggcttgatctcacaCTCCTGCTTAGTTTCCCCCCCTCAAAGgttgcactctatcatttgagttacACCCCTGttactggctttttttcttttgtgctgtccCATTGCAGGTAatggtctcttggatttgtcagcctgggctggctttgaaccagaactctcagatctcagtctcctgagaagctagacaTGAACCAACCACACTGGTGCCTGTTGAATAGCTTTCCCCTTTGTCCAGTTTCATGGTGTGAATTGGAATTTCAGATCTGCTTGCTAGACTTTCTAGAGTCTTCTTTTCTAGGGTCTTCCCATCACCAGCCATTTTCCTTGGACTGTCTTAGAGGAAGGCAGGGCAAGGAAGGCTGAATCTCCATACTAGAGATCCCCTAGTAGAGAAGTCTTAAAGTCATGACATAGCTTTAAGTGAGAACATATGAGGCCTGAGTGGTTCTTGCCTGtctgcccagctactcaggagactgatatctgaggatcaaggtttgaagccagtctgggtaaaaAGGTCatgcagactcttatctccaatgaaccaccaaaatgtcAGCAGTAGAGGTTTAGCTCaatttgtagagtgctagccttgagtaaaataactAAGAGAAAGtgcctgggccctaagttcacacatacacacacacacacaaactcagagAGTAGAGTGGAAAAGAATGTGCAAAAGGtaactgttgggctctggctatacctttaaggggcagtcctgaGTGGCCTGCCTACTCTCcctccctggggctgcttggctgttagccacttctacccccttctggttccagaactggaagaggtagcaaaccagccccgccttctgcCTCGGCCACGtgtggatatcataatggcgctGAGCCAATCCCAagggggtggttctgtgggctgtgatctctgcctctagaggaagttctgtgacatcactatgatgggcagcttatcagcctatcaCTAGTTTGCAGTTAGTCCTTCCCCTTTCTGCTGCTATTACTGTTaaataaacccctcccctgagtaaagctggtggaagttccagaagcttaccccgaaCGCCTGCTTGACTCCCGTGTcattctttaagtgtgcgaggaGAGGAGGGGCATCTCATGACTATGCAccaccaaggtttgcacattgggctgcactccagctttccgccgGGCGGGATGGGGCAGGATAtgcgcgagggtgaaaggggtcccaaTAGGTAACTAATTAGGAACATCTGGGTGGGGAGGCTGCCTTGGTGGTGCTTTGTTGGGGtgttttgcccctcccggctcggactcttccttctttctttccaccctcctttctcgctctctcccctaatcacccgacctgcaggtaagttagagtggaacgggggcatgagctccgacctgacgtgcacgggatctgccgcagatatgtgattgcctccttatgctagaagtctggcaaacatatgcaacggggccggcttcttagagcgaactgactttattaagagaaggacaaggggagatgattccgagggaggggtttggccaggatgtcgataggctgaaaggtatcacctgacccctaagggctaatgtcacttgagcacgccgggctggctagaaggttggggggctgtttgcccaaccggttcctctggattcctatccagagggggtagaagggccgcattccccagggctgggggaggtgcatcaaaccccttccatcaaggggaaagatggatcccaacagtgCTTCGCTTTGGCTCTCTGAGATCACTTGCTAAATGAATTTGCTTCTCTGGCATTGAAAGGTGCTGGTAAATTGTACTCTCAATGATGTAGAACGTTTATACATAATTACATGATGCTTCTATTCTATCATCTACAACCCATCATTAAGATTAATTCCTAGCTAATTTTTCATTATCATCATGCTTAAATGTCTATTTAGTGAGCTCTGGCTATATTTAGACTGTTCTGTGTGAATAGAAATTACTCTCACAAGACAAAGCTACCTAAAGAtgctttttatatttctttctggtAGACAAGCAGTaggaaaattgctttaaaaattaccACTCAGGTTAAAAACActcatttaaacaaaaacaaaagcatatatGTCCAAGAAAATGTTTATATGAATAGCACATATGTTGAAAGTATCTCTCTCAGCAACCACGTCTCTGTAAGGGAGACTAGAAATTATTGATGATTTTATTCATGACATTGTGTTTAATATGCAGTTTTAGCATTGATTTGTATGCTCCAATGACCCAGAGACtaaaaattacatatacataaatttttcccttagtatttttgtGCAGGTgctgggattggactcagggcctagatgttgtctcttagttttttctctcaaggatgaCCACTTCCAGATATTTGCTGGTTAAACTGGGGATAAGtatatcatagacttttctgcctgggatgacgttgaaccacgatcctcaaatctcatccttctgagtacaACCCCTGAGGCACTGTACAccttcttaataataacaataaaagtatattaaaaatataaacccaatttaaaagtaagaaagcAGTGCTTTAATGCTAGGTATGACTGATTGGGAGCCATTAGAAACACCCACAAAATAATTTTCACAACTTttattagatatgaggcctttgtccattgtatggccagtaaagatcttctcgcaatctgtgggctttctgtttatcttgtgaactatgtcctttgctttgaagaagctctgtagtttgacgCAGTCACATTTGTtcattgagattcttatctcaataaCTACCATAAAGctgaagtgtaactgtggctcaagtgggagagtgttaacattgagcaaaataagttcaCTGATATTACCCAGATCTTGAGATTGAGCTCCAGAattagtaccaaaataaaaaagaaaacagtgtgatTTTAAATGTTGATTTTGAGTGTTAGCATAAAATATGACTTGCACTTTTCTTATTAGATTTTGACACCAAGACTAAGTATCCAAGCTTTAGCTTTTATAcgaaaaaggtttattttgctccCTCATGTGGAAATTTCTATTAATGGTTAATTGTTATGCTACTTAGGCATCTTTGGTGAGAGGAATTATTGAAGGAAGTTTTGGGAGAAGCAGATTCTCACTACCTGGCCTCAGGAAAAGTTAGATGAAGATTTGTTAAGGGTGGTCTGggctttatcttttcaacatacCTTTTTAGCTTCAAAAAGAATGTTTCCTTCTTGTTCCTCGCTATGTCTCAGATGACTAGGAGACAAAATAGAAAGCCACAGAATCAAGGAAACTCCATATGTTTGTCAAGTAGAATTTATTCTCTCCACCCTTGCCCAGTGCTTCTCAGTACTTCAACCAGCTAGATGGAGATCAAGACCATAGCATATTAGCCATCTGTGAAATGATGTGGAATCTATAACAGCATTACATAAACTGACTACAATTGTGTGCATAGGAACACTGTACTTAATAATCATATTCTTTAACACCTAAAAGTAGGTTAGATAAAAGTGTGAACACTTGCTGATAcatgtctgattttcctcagcctcctcagtctcTCTGTAGTGAGAGCTGTGGTCCAGGATTCAGGAAATCCCAACAGGAGGGCAACACTTCCTGTTGgtttgattgtaccccttgctcagagaatgagatggctaatggggcAGGTAAGTTCATGTTTAAGAGAAATTCAT
It encodes:
- the LOC125341302 gene encoding calmodulin-alpha-like, whose protein sequence is MADQLTEEQIAEFKEAFSLFDKDGDGTITTKELGIVMRSLGQNPTEAELQDMINEVDADGNGTIDFPEFLTMMARKMKDTDSEEEIREAFGVFDKDGNGYISATELCHVMTNLGEKLTDEEVDEMIREADIDGDKQVNYEEFIQMITAK